A window of the Scandinavium goeteborgense genome harbors these coding sequences:
- the rnc gene encoding ribonuclease III produces MNPIVINRLQRKLGYTFQHQDLLQQALTHRSASSKHNERLEFLGDSILSYVIANALYHRFPRVDEGDMSRMRATLVRGNTLAEIAREFELGECLRLGPGELKSGGFRRESILADTVEALIGGVFLDSDIQNIERLILSWYQTRLDEISPGDKQKDPKTRLQEYLQGRHLPLPSYLVVQVRGEAHDQEFTIHCQVSGLSEPVVGTGSSRRKAEQAAAEQALKKLELE; encoded by the coding sequence ATGAACCCCATCGTAATTAATCGGCTTCAACGGAAGCTGGGCTACACTTTTCAACATCAGGATCTGTTGCAACAGGCATTAACCCATCGAAGCGCGAGCAGTAAGCATAATGAGCGTCTCGAATTCCTGGGTGACTCCATTTTAAGTTACGTCATCGCCAACGCGCTGTATCACCGTTTTCCGCGCGTCGACGAAGGTGATATGAGCCGTATGCGTGCCACGCTTGTGCGCGGTAATACGCTGGCTGAAATCGCTCGCGAATTTGAACTGGGTGAGTGTCTGCGTCTTGGTCCGGGTGAGCTGAAAAGCGGAGGCTTCCGCCGAGAATCTATACTGGCTGATACCGTTGAAGCGCTGATCGGCGGCGTGTTCCTCGACAGCGATATTCAAAATATCGAAAGGCTGATCCTGAGCTGGTATCAAACCCGCCTGGATGAAATCAGCCCAGGTGATAAGCAAAAAGATCCGAAAACACGTTTACAGGAATATTTACAGGGTCGTCACTTGCCACTGCCATCCTATCTGGTTGTGCAGGTGCGTGGCGAAGCCCACGATCAGGAATTTACTATCCACTGCCAGGTCAGCGGCCTGAGTGAACCGGTAGTTGGCACGGGTTCCAGTCGCCGCAAGGCGGAGCAGGCTGCCGCCGAACAGGCGCTGAAAAAACTGGAGCTGGAATGA
- the acpS gene encoding holo-ACP synthase gives MAIVGIGTDIVEITRIEAVIARSGDRLARRVLSEGEWKIWETHQQPVRFLAKRFAVKEAASKALGTGIRNGLAFEQFEVYNDELGKPKLRLWGAASELAAELGVTHIHVTLADERHYACATVIMES, from the coding sequence ATGGCCATCGTCGGTATCGGCACCGATATCGTTGAAATTACCCGTATCGAAGCGGTGATCGCCCGCAGCGGCGATCGCCTTGCGCGACGGGTGCTCAGCGAAGGTGAATGGAAAATCTGGGAAACGCATCAGCAGCCGGTGCGCTTTCTCGCCAAGCGGTTCGCGGTGAAAGAGGCGGCGTCAAAAGCGCTCGGCACTGGGATCCGGAACGGACTGGCGTTTGAGCAGTTTGAAGTTTACAACGATGAACTGGGCAAACCGAAGCTGCGACTCTGGGGCGCGGCTAGCGAACTCGCCGCTGAGCTGGGCGTGACGCACATTCACGTCACCCTGGCGGACGAACGTCATTACGCCTGTGCCACGGTGATAATGGAGAGTTAG
- a CDS encoding MurR/RpiR family transcriptional regulator, protein MNCLIRIRQRYSGLAQSDKKLADFILAQPDEARYLSSQQLASVAGVSQSSVVKFAQKLGFKGFPALKLALSEALASNPNPQSMPVHNQIRGDDPLRLVGEKLIKDNISAMHASLDVNTEEKLRESIDLLRNARRIVLTGIGASGLVAQNFSWKLMKIGFNAVAEQDMHALLATVQAMTSDDLLLAISYSGERREINLAADETLRVGGKILAITGFSPNALQQRASHCLYTIAEELATRSAAISSTSAQMMLTDLLFMGLVQQDLEHAPDRIRHSEALVKKLV, encoded by the coding sequence ATGAACTGTTTGATTCGTATTCGCCAGCGTTATTCTGGGCTCGCGCAAAGTGACAAAAAACTGGCGGATTTCATCCTGGCGCAGCCGGACGAGGCGCGCTATCTCAGCTCGCAGCAGCTGGCCAGCGTGGCGGGTGTCAGCCAGTCGAGCGTGGTGAAGTTCGCCCAGAAACTGGGTTTTAAGGGGTTTCCGGCTCTGAAACTTGCGCTGAGCGAAGCGCTGGCCAGTAACCCCAATCCGCAGTCGATGCCGGTACATAATCAAATTCGCGGCGACGATCCGCTGCGTCTGGTGGGTGAGAAACTCATCAAAGACAATATCTCGGCGATGCATGCGTCGCTGGACGTAAACACCGAAGAGAAGCTGCGGGAAAGCATTGATTTGCTACGTAACGCCCGGCGAATCGTGCTGACCGGGATCGGCGCTTCGGGCCTGGTGGCGCAAAACTTCAGCTGGAAGTTAATGAAGATTGGCTTTAACGCCGTTGCCGAGCAGGATATGCACGCGTTACTGGCTACGGTACAGGCGATGACCTCCGACGATTTGCTACTGGCGATTTCCTATTCCGGTGAACGGCGGGAGATAAACCTCGCGGCGGACGAAACGCTGCGTGTGGGTGGGAAAATTCTGGCGATTACCGGTTTTTCACCGAACGCGTTACAGCAGCGGGCGAGCCATTGTCTCTATACCATCGCGGAAGAACTCGCGACACGCAGCGCGGCAATTTCCTCCACCAGCGCGCAAATGATGCTGACCGATTTACTGTTTATGGGACTGGTTCAGCAGGATCTGGAACACGCACCGGACAGAATTCGGCACAGCGAGGCGTTGGTGAAAAAGCTGGTTTGA
- the recO gene encoding DNA repair protein RecO, with protein MEGWQRAFVLHSRPWSETSLILDVFTEESGRVRLVAKGARSKRSNLKGALQPFTPLLVRFGGRGDVKTLRSAEAVSLALPLSGIALYSGLYVNELISRVLENETRFSELFFDYLHCLQSLAGVTGTPEPVLRRFELALLAHLGYGVDFLHCAGSGEPVEDTMTYRYREEKGFIASVVIDNNTFTGHHLKALANREFPDVDALRAAKRFTRMALKPYLGGKPLKSRELFRQFVPKRQEP; from the coding sequence ATGGAAGGCTGGCAGCGCGCATTCGTTCTGCATAGTCGTCCCTGGAGCGAAACCAGTTTGATTCTGGACGTCTTCACGGAAGAGTCAGGCCGCGTGCGCCTTGTTGCTAAAGGCGCTCGTTCCAAACGTTCAAATCTCAAAGGTGCGCTTCAGCCCTTTACCCCCTTGCTGGTTCGTTTTGGTGGCCGCGGTGATGTCAAAACGCTGCGCAGCGCCGAGGCTGTCTCTCTCGCACTTCCTCTCAGCGGTATCGCGCTTTATAGCGGTTTATACGTCAACGAACTGATCTCTCGCGTGCTGGAAAACGAAACCCGTTTCTCCGAACTCTTTTTCGATTATCTGCACTGTCTTCAGTCGCTGGCCGGCGTGACCGGTACTCCGGAGCCTGTGCTTCGCCGCTTTGAGCTGGCGTTGCTGGCGCATCTTGGATATGGCGTGGATTTCCTCCACTGTGCGGGCAGCGGTGAGCCGGTGGAAGACACCATGACCTACCGTTATCGTGAAGAAAAAGGCTTTATCGCAAGCGTAGTGATTGATAACAACACGTTTACCGGGCACCATTTGAAGGCTCTCGCCAACCGTGAATTCCCCGATGTGGATGCATTGCGGGCGGCGAAGCGCTTCACCCGTATGGCGCTCAAGCCGTATCTGGGAGGAAAGCCGCTCAAGAGCCGCGAACTGTTCCGACAGTTTGTGCCAAAGCGTCAGGAACCGTAG
- the yfhb gene encoding phosphatidylglycerophosphatase C, whose protein sequence is MVSNLRRVVFFDLDGTLHQQDMFGSFLRYLLRHNPFNVLLVLPVLPVIGVALLVKGRAARWPMSLLLWAATFGHSEARLKAIEAKFVQWFRGHVTAFPVVHQRLTEYLTSSDADVWLITGSPKSLVEQVYVDTPWLPRVNLIASMTERRYGGWVLTLRCLGHEKVAQLEQKIGTPLRLYSGYSDSKQDNPLLYFCQHRWRVTPQGNLQQLE, encoded by the coding sequence TTGGTAAGCAATTTGCGTCGGGTAGTGTTTTTTGACCTGGATGGTACGCTGCATCAGCAGGATATGTTTGGCAGCTTTTTACGGTATCTGCTGCGGCATAACCCATTCAATGTGCTATTGGTTCTGCCGGTATTGCCGGTGATTGGCGTCGCGCTGCTGGTGAAAGGGCGGGCAGCGCGTTGGCCGATGAGCCTGCTACTGTGGGCCGCAACGTTTGGGCACAGCGAAGCGCGCCTGAAGGCCATTGAAGCGAAATTTGTCCAATGGTTCCGCGGGCATGTGACGGCCTTCCCGGTGGTGCATCAGCGCCTCACGGAATATCTGACCAGCTCAGATGCCGACGTCTGGCTGATAACCGGTTCGCCTAAATCGCTGGTAGAGCAGGTGTATGTCGACACGCCGTGGCTGCCACGGGTGAATCTCATCGCCAGCATGACCGAGCGACGCTACGGCGGCTGGGTGCTGACGCTGCGCTGTTTAGGCCATGAAAAGGTGGCGCAGCTCGAACAGAAAATCGGCACGCCGCTGCGCCTGTACAGCGGCTACAGCGACAGCAAACAGGACAACCCGTTGCTCTATTTCTGCCAGCACCGTTGGCGGGTGACACCGCAGGGTAATCTCCAACAGCTGGAGTAA
- the pdxJ gene encoding pyridoxine 5'-phosphate synthase encodes MAELLLGVNIDHIATLRNARGTAYPDPVQAAFIAEQAGADGITVHLREDRRHITDRDVRILRQTLDTRMNLEMAVTEEMLTIACETKPHFCCLVPEKRQEVTTEGGLDVAGQLDKMRDACKRLADAGILVSLFIDADRAQIKAAADVGAPYIEIHTGCYADAESEAQQAKELERIASAATYAASLGLKVNAGHGLTYHNVQAIAALPEMHELNIGHAIIGRAVMSGLKEAVSEMKRLMQEARR; translated from the coding sequence ATGGCTGAATTACTGTTAGGCGTCAACATTGACCATATCGCCACGCTGCGCAACGCACGCGGCACCGCGTATCCGGACCCGGTTCAGGCGGCGTTTATCGCCGAACAGGCGGGAGCTGATGGCATCACGGTGCATCTGCGTGAAGACCGTCGGCACATCACCGACCGCGACGTGCGTATTCTGCGCCAGACCCTCGACACCCGCATGAACCTCGAAATGGCCGTCACCGAAGAAATGCTGACGATTGCCTGTGAAACCAAACCACATTTCTGCTGCCTGGTGCCAGAAAAGCGTCAGGAAGTCACCACCGAAGGTGGGCTGGACGTTGCCGGACAGCTCGACAAAATGCGCGATGCCTGCAAACGCCTGGCGGATGCCGGGATCCTGGTGTCACTGTTTATCGACGCTGACCGCGCACAAATTAAAGCCGCTGCTGACGTGGGCGCGCCATACATTGAAATTCACACCGGCTGCTACGCCGATGCGGAAAGTGAAGCGCAGCAGGCAAAAGAGCTCGAACGTATCGCCAGCGCGGCGACCTACGCCGCGAGTCTTGGTCTGAAAGTGAATGCCGGGCACGGTCTGACCTATCACAACGTCCAGGCCATTGCCGCGCTACCGGAAATGCACGAGCTGAATATCGGTCATGCGATTATTGGTCGGGCGGTAATGAGCGGCTTGAAAGAGGCGGTTTCAGAAATGAAGCGTCTGATGCAGGAAGCGCGTCGCTAA
- a CDS encoding YfhL family 4Fe-4S dicluster ferredoxin, with protein sequence MALLITKKCINCDMCEPECPNEAISMGASIYEINSDRCTECVGHYETPTCQKVCPIPNTIIVNPEHIESEEQLWDKFVQLHHADKI encoded by the coding sequence ATGGCGCTGTTAATTACCAAAAAATGCATCAATTGCGATATGTGCGAACCGGAATGCCCTAATGAGGCAATTTCGATGGGCGCCAGCATTTATGAGATTAACAGCGATCGCTGTACGGAGTGTGTCGGTCATTACGAAACGCCGACCTGCCAGAAAGTGTGCCCTATCCCCAACACCATCATCGTCAATCCTGAGCACATCGAAAGCGAAGAGCAGCTGTGGGATAAGTTCGTCCAGCTGCATCACGCGGATAAAATCTAA
- the lepA gene encoding translation elongation factor 4, with protein sequence MKNIRNFSIIAHIDHGKSTLSDRIIQICGGLSDREMAAQVLDSMDLERERGITIKAQSVTLDYKATDGETYQLNFIDTPGHVDFSYEVSRSLAACEGALLVVDAGQGVEAQTLANCYTAMEMNLEVVPVLNKIDLPAADPERVAEEIEDIVGIDAADAVRCSAKTGVGVPEVLERLVRDIPAPEGDPEAPLQALIIDSWFDNYLGVVSLIRVKNGTLRKGDKVKVMSTGQVYNADRLGIFTPKQVDRTQLNCGEVGWLVCAIKDILGAPVGDTLTLSRNPADKALPGFKKVKPQVYAGLFPVSSDDYENFRDALGKLSLNDASLFYEPESSTALGFGFRCGFLGLLHMEIIQERLEREYDLDLITTAPTVVYEVQTTNDEVIYVDSPSKLPPLNNIEELREPIAECHMLLPQEYLGNVMTLCVEKRGVQTNMVYHGNQVALTYEIPMAEVVLDFFDRLKSTSRGYASLDYNFKRFQASNMVRVDVLINGDRVDALALITHNDNAPYRGRELVEKMKELIPRQQFDIAIQAAIGNHIIARSTVKQLRKNVLAKCYGGDVSRKKKLLQKQKDGKKRMKQVGNVELPQEAFLAILHVGKDGK encoded by the coding sequence ATGAAGAATATACGTAACTTTTCGATCATTGCTCACATCGACCACGGTAAATCGACGTTGTCTGACCGTATTATCCAGATTTGCGGTGGTCTTTCCGATCGTGAAATGGCGGCGCAGGTTCTTGATTCCATGGATCTGGAACGTGAACGCGGCATCACCATCAAAGCGCAGAGCGTGACCCTGGATTACAAAGCGACGGATGGTGAAACCTACCAGCTTAACTTCATCGACACCCCGGGCCACGTTGACTTCTCCTATGAAGTTTCTCGTTCTTTGGCTGCCTGTGAAGGCGCACTGCTGGTGGTTGACGCCGGGCAGGGCGTAGAAGCACAGACGCTCGCCAACTGCTACACCGCGATGGAAATGAACCTGGAAGTGGTTCCTGTCCTGAACAAAATTGACCTGCCAGCGGCCGATCCGGAACGCGTGGCGGAAGAAATTGAAGATATCGTCGGCATCGACGCCGCAGACGCAGTGCGCTGCTCGGCGAAAACCGGCGTGGGCGTGCCTGAAGTATTAGAACGTCTGGTGCGCGATATTCCTGCGCCTGAGGGCGATCCGGAAGCACCGCTGCAAGCGCTGATTATCGACTCCTGGTTTGATAACTACCTCGGCGTTGTGTCGCTTATCCGTGTGAAAAACGGCACCCTGCGCAAAGGCGACAAAGTCAAAGTCATGAGTACTGGCCAGGTCTACAACGCAGACCGCCTGGGTATCTTCACCCCTAAACAGGTTGACCGTACCCAACTGAACTGCGGCGAAGTGGGCTGGCTGGTGTGTGCGATTAAAGACATCCTGGGTGCACCGGTTGGCGATACCTTGACGCTGTCCCGTAACCCGGCTGACAAAGCCCTGCCTGGCTTCAAGAAAGTCAAACCACAGGTTTACGCGGGCCTGTTCCCGGTCAGCTCCGATGACTACGAGAACTTCCGTGACGCGCTGGGCAAACTGAGCCTCAACGATGCTTCCCTGTTCTACGAGCCAGAAAGCTCAACGGCGCTGGGCTTCGGCTTCCGCTGTGGCTTCCTCGGTCTGCTGCACATGGAAATCATCCAGGAGCGTCTGGAACGTGAATACGATCTGGACCTGATCACCACCGCTCCGACGGTAGTGTATGAAGTGCAGACCACCAACGATGAAGTTATCTACGTCGACAGCCCGTCTAAGCTGCCACCGCTGAATAACATTGAAGAGCTGCGCGAGCCTATCGCTGAGTGTCACATGCTGCTGCCGCAGGAATATCTCGGCAACGTCATGACCCTGTGCGTGGAGAAGCGTGGCGTGCAGACCAACATGGTTTACCACGGTAACCAGGTTGCGCTGACCTATGAAATCCCAATGGCTGAAGTGGTGCTCGACTTCTTCGACCGTCTGAAGTCTACCTCCCGTGGCTATGCGTCACTGGATTACAACTTCAAACGTTTCCAGGCGTCCAACATGGTGCGTGTTGATGTCCTCATCAACGGCGATCGTGTTGATGCTCTGGCGCTGATCACCCATAACGACAACGCGCCGTATCGTGGTCGTGAACTGGTTGAGAAGATGAAAGAACTGATCCCACGTCAGCAGTTTGATATCGCGATCCAGGCGGCCATCGGCAACCACATCATTGCGCGTTCAACAGTGAAACAGCTGCGTAAAAACGTTCTGGCTAAATGCTACGGCGGCGACGTCAGCCGTAAGAAAAAGCTGCTGCAGAAACAGAAAGACGGTAAAAAACGTATGAAACAGGTTGGTAACGTTGAGCTGCCACAGGAAGCGTTCCTCGCCATTCTGCATGTCGGAAAAGACGGTAAATAA
- the tadA gene encoding tRNA adenosine(34) deaminase TadA, giving the protein MSDIELNHEHWMRHALTLAQRAWEEGEVPVGAVLVYQNQVIGEGWNRPIGRHDPTAHAEIMALRQGGMVLQNYRLIDTTLYVTLEPCVMCAGAMVHSRIGQLVFGARDAKTGAAGSLIDVLHHPGMNHRVEITEGVLADDCSSMLSDFFRHRREQKKSLKRAAQSNDA; this is encoded by the coding sequence TTGTCTGATATCGAACTGAACCACGAACACTGGATGCGTCATGCGCTGACTCTGGCCCAGCGCGCCTGGGAAGAAGGGGAGGTGCCGGTCGGGGCGGTCCTGGTTTATCAGAATCAGGTGATTGGCGAAGGCTGGAACCGGCCGATTGGGCGTCACGACCCGACGGCGCACGCGGAAATCATGGCGCTGCGACAGGGTGGAATGGTGCTGCAAAACTACCGTCTGATAGACACCACCCTGTACGTGACCCTCGAGCCGTGTGTGATGTGCGCCGGGGCGATGGTACACAGCCGCATCGGACAGCTGGTGTTTGGTGCGCGGGATGCCAAAACCGGGGCGGCGGGCTCATTGATTGACGTGCTGCATCATCCGGGTATGAATCATCGGGTAGAGATAACCGAAGGGGTGCTGGCGGACGACTGTTCATCCATGCTGAGTGATTTCTTCCGCCATCGTCGTGAGCAGAAAAAATCCCTCAAGCGCGCTGCGCAATCTAACGACGCGTAA
- the lepB gene encoding signal peptidase I: MANMFALILVIATLVTGILWCLDKFIFAPKRRERQAAAQVAAGDTLGKKTLKKVGAKPGWLETGASVFPVLAIVLIVRSFIYEPFQIPSGSMMPTLLIGDFILVEKFAYGIKDPIYQNTLIETGHPKRGDVVVFKYPEDPRLDYIKRAVGLPGDKVTYDPIAKEVTIQPNCSSGQACGNALPVTYSNVEPSDFVQTFARRNGGEATSGFWPLPKGENKDNGVRLSERKETLGDVTHRILTVPIAQDQLGMYYKQQGQQLATWVVPPGHYFMMGDNRDNSADSRYWGFVPEANLVGKAVGIWMSFEKQEGEWPTGVRLSRIGGIH; encoded by the coding sequence ATGGCGAACATGTTTGCCCTGATCCTGGTCATTGCGACCCTGGTGACAGGGATTTTATGGTGCCTGGATAAATTTATTTTTGCACCAAAACGCCGTGAACGTCAGGCCGCTGCACAGGTTGCAGCGGGTGATACGCTGGGTAAAAAGACGTTGAAGAAAGTTGGCGCGAAACCGGGCTGGCTGGAAACGGGCGCATCGGTATTCCCGGTGCTGGCTATCGTGCTGATTGTGCGCTCATTTATTTATGAGCCATTCCAGATCCCGTCAGGCTCAATGATGCCAACGCTGCTGATCGGTGACTTTATTCTGGTGGAGAAATTCGCCTATGGAATCAAAGATCCGATTTATCAGAATACGTTAATTGAAACCGGTCATCCGAAACGGGGTGATGTCGTGGTGTTCAAATATCCGGAAGATCCGCGTCTTGATTATATTAAGCGTGCGGTCGGCCTGCCGGGTGACAAAGTGACGTACGATCCTATCGCCAAAGAAGTCACCATTCAGCCAAACTGCAGTTCGGGTCAGGCGTGTGGTAATGCACTGCCGGTGACGTACTCCAACGTCGAGCCAAGCGATTTCGTCCAGACCTTTGCCCGTCGTAACGGCGGCGAAGCGACCAGCGGTTTCTGGCCGTTGCCGAAAGGTGAGAACAAAGACAACGGCGTGCGTCTGAGCGAGCGTAAAGAAACGCTCGGTGATGTCACACACCGTATTCTGACCGTGCCAATCGCGCAGGACCAACTGGGTATGTACTATAAACAGCAGGGCCAGCAGCTGGCGACCTGGGTTGTTCCACCGGGACACTACTTCATGATGGGTGACAACCGTGATAACAGCGCTGACAGCCGTTACTGGGGCTTTGTCCCGGAAGCGAATCTGGTCGGTAAAGCGGTTGGTATCTGGATGAGTTTCGAAAAACAGGAAGGTGAATGGCCGACCGGCGTACGCTTAAGTCGCATCGGTGGTATTCATTAA
- the era gene encoding GTPase Era: MSDEKSYCGFIAIVGRPNVGKSTLLNNLLGQKISITSRKAQTTRHRIVGIHTEGAYQAIYVDTPGLHIEEKRAINRLMNKAASSSIGDVELIIFVVEGTRWTADDEMVLNKLRGGRAPVILAINKVDNVQEKADLLPHLQFLGKQMDFLDIVPISAETGFNVDTMAGIVRKHLPEAIHHFPEDYITDRSQRFMASEIIREKLMRFLGAELPYSVTVEIERFQTNERGGYDIHGLILVEREGQKKMVIGNKGSKIKTIGIEARKDMQEMFESPVHLELWVKVKSGWADDERALRSLGYVDDL; encoded by the coding sequence ATGAGCGACGAAAAGAGTTACTGCGGGTTTATTGCCATTGTTGGACGTCCCAACGTTGGCAAATCCACGCTGCTGAACAATCTGCTTGGGCAGAAAATATCCATTACCTCACGCAAAGCGCAAACCACGCGCCACCGCATTGTCGGTATCCATACCGAAGGGGCCTATCAGGCGATTTACGTCGATACCCCGGGTCTGCATATTGAAGAGAAGCGTGCCATCAACCGTCTGATGAACAAAGCTGCGAGCAGCTCTATCGGCGACGTTGAGCTGATCATCTTCGTGGTGGAAGGCACTCGCTGGACCGCTGACGACGAAATGGTGCTGAACAAGCTCCGTGGCGGTCGTGCGCCGGTTATCCTGGCGATCAACAAAGTGGATAACGTTCAGGAAAAAGCTGACCTGCTGCCGCATCTGCAGTTCCTTGGCAAGCAGATGGACTTCCTGGATATCGTGCCTATTTCTGCGGAAACCGGCTTCAACGTCGATACCATGGCAGGCATCGTGCGTAAGCATCTGCCGGAAGCGATCCACCACTTCCCGGAAGATTACATTACCGACCGTTCCCAGCGTTTCATGGCTTCTGAAATCATCCGTGAAAAACTGATGCGTTTCCTGGGTGCCGAACTGCCGTACTCCGTCACGGTAGAAATCGAGCGTTTCCAGACGAACGAACGCGGTGGCTATGACATTCACGGTCTGATTCTGGTGGAACGTGAAGGCCAGAAGAAGATGGTGATTGGCAACAAAGGTTCCAAAATCAAAACCATCGGAATCGAAGCTCGCAAAGATATGCAGGAGATGTTCGAATCCCCTGTACACCTTGAGCTGTGGGTGAAAGTGAAATCTGGCTGGGCCGATGACGAGCGTGCACTGCGCAGTCTCGGTTACGTTGACGATCTATAA